AGGCAAATGCGCAGAACGTCGACATTTTGTAAGACTATCGATTTGATTCTGAACTAATGTGCTCAATCTTTCCACCATCAGTTTAGCCCAGTCAAAAGTGGCAATGCCTTGAGCGATATAACGAAAGCCATCAAGGATGAACTCGCGTACGGGTAACGGGTTACACCAAAGAAGTCATGTGCAAGGTAATTACGGAAGACGAGCATGATGTTTATGTGATCCGCTTTCGAGTGAAATGAAGGCCGATCCTCCAAGTCGGGAGCGGATGTCGCCTATAATGACACCAAAGCCGAATTCACTGAGTGTAGCATCTCCTCGGCTTTATGGCCACATAGCATAGTACATGTTTGAATCCCAAAGTAATCGAACCATGCTTAGTTTTGTAACCCATGGAGATATACCAAGATTAGGTATACAAAATACAAGCTCGTATAGGCATTTCGCTGGGACCAACTCTTCAATCCCTCGGGCATTGATTTAATATTCAAGAGCTTACACAAGTTAATGATTTCTGGTCGGATTAAGTATTGCCTCGTTCGGTATCACACGTTAGAGATGATATTGTGCACTGGATGAAGCAAGGGTAGTAGAGACCAGAGGGAGGCGAGCTAGAGGCATATATGAACTTTCCGACAACGTGGAAAGGGAAGTAAGGGAAAATAAATCTCAAAACTCAAAAGACGATTAAAAAGTTGGCTGTGACGATACTAGTGATGCCTATATCCAGATAGTCACAACAAATGTTGGGATGTGTCCGGGAATAGGTACGAAGAACTACCGTTGCTTTTTGATACGAATCAGGTATGTTTTGACGACTATGTAGTGTAATGCCTCCTTAAATGCGCACCAAAAGGAATGAGTTCCTGAATTTATTTTATCCATGGATAGTTTGATATTTGGATATTTCAAATATGCACTACTAATCTGAGCTGATATGAACGGTAAATAATAACAATGACCAAGAATGTGAAAACGGCTTGTAAAAAATGCTCCATGGGAGCCATAATGCTCAGGTTGTTCAAACACGGTGACCGAGCCACACCGAGCCACTTGCCGATCTAGATTACATCATCCCCCATCGATTACCCTATCAAACTAATTTCACGTACAATCACATTCCAGACGCGTCTCCGACAGCTACCACCACTTACGACTCCATTCACTCAGATCTAAGAATGGCACAAACTTACACCATTTTCTGCATGGGTAACCCCTTGCTGGACATGCAAGTCAGCAAGGGCGAAGCCATGCTCGAGAAGTATAAGCTCAAGGCCAATGATGCAATTTTGGCTGGAGAGGAGCATATGTCTATGTACGTTCAAGTTTACACTGGACTAAGGTGTAGCTAACCAAATGCCCCAATAAACCAGCTACGAAGAAATCAAAGAGAAGTATGAGATCACCTATGTTGCCGGTGGAGCTGCCCAAAACGCTGCACGAGCAGCTGCCGTGCGTCCTCGATTATTTCAGCGTGAATTAGCCTGATGTAACAGCTAGTACGTTCTCCCACCCAACTCGGTAGTGTACGCGGGATGCGTCGGCTCGGATGACCTCGCAGAACAACTCCGGGCTGCAAACTCCAAAGAAGGTGTTGCGTCCGCGTATCAAGTCAAGCAGGGCGAAAAGACCGGGGCCTGCGCCGTCATCCTTACTGGCCATCATCGCTCGTTGGTGACTACCCTCCGAGCGGCCGAGATGTTTGACAAGAGCCACTTGTCGAGCCCAGAGGTCGCCCCATTGGTTGATGGTGCCCAATTCTACTATGTTGGTGGATTCTTTTTGACGCATGGTGTCGAGAGCGCATTGGAAGTTGCCAAGAAGGCTGCTGCGGCCGGAAAGGTGTGTTCATTCTATTAGTATGGTTCAAAGTATTAAGGGACTGAATATGGGCAGACATTCGCGCTTAACCTCTCTGCGCCTTTTATCTGTCAATTCTTCGGAGTCCAACTTGGTCAAGTTCTTCCTTATGTTGACATCCTGATCGGAAACGAGGACGAGGCTACAGTGTGGGCTACCGCCAACGGTCTTGCAGTATGTTTCTTCATTTATGTTATTTTCGGAAACCTAACGGACAATGATGTTCACTTTCGATAGTCTGATACATCCTTGAAAGATATCGCCAAGACCCTGGCCAATTTGCCCAAGCACAATCCATCCCGCCAACGCACCGTTGTTATCACCGGTGGACCAAACCCGACTATTGTCGCCAAGTCGGGTCAGGGTGAGGAGCCCAAGTCTTACCCCAGTACGTCCACCAAACTGTCCTGCGATCGATTATGGTTCTGATTTTGCTCTTCTAAAGCATATCGACTAGCTGATGATGAGGTCGTCGATACCAATGGCGCTGGAGACATGTTTGCGGGAGGATTCCTCGGCGCGATCGCCGCCGGCAAGTCGATTGACGAGGCTGTCGAGGTTGGTCACAAATGGGCGTCATGTGTGTTAAGACCGTGAGTTTATCCCGACATCGATCAACTGGGTGTATGCTGACAGGTTGGATGGCGTAGATTGGACCACAACTCCAGTTCCCTAAAGTCAATGTTTTCTAAGCAATGTAACCTTTATGAAGCAAAAACAAATTCAAGCAGCAGAATTGCTATTTCAACGAGTCATACAGAGTGAAGGAAGTACAGGAAGTCTGGGAATCGTTCAGTCGAGATAATCATCAATTCGGTGTCGTAAGCTGTAATAAATATTTCCAATCATTCGCCTGGTACAAATCACGAACGGGCACGCCCACCGGGGCTCAGTGCGCATTCGGGGGCAAGAATTTAGTGAGCATCTGGGATAGGGTAATAACCGCGTTTTCCGCAGCCCATTTATGGCCAGCACGAGCGGCAAATCCGGTTCCGACGAGGCCAACCATGAGAAGGAAGCCCACCGACCAGGCAATGACGAGTAAAATAAATGACGCTCCTGTTGATTGAAGAAGCATTGTGTCATTGGATATTTAAGACTTCGGTGTCAGGAAATGGCTTACCATATTCGGTATTGTCGTGGAACCATCGAGGACGAGTGCGACGGAGATGGACAACGATGGCCATGGTTAGGATTTGGAGCGCAACTGAAAAGACAGAGATGAGTGGTTTTCGCCTTTACGGTGAAAGATAGGCAACGAACCTTGCAAGCCAGTAAGGGCCCCAATAACCTTCCAAGCGCCTCTCCTCCTCGCTCTAGTGGAGAACCGGAAGCTGACCACAAACAAGACGAGAAGAACGACGACTTCAAGCACAATGCTCATCTGCATTGCGTATCCCGCCGTGGTCCAGAGGACACAGAACGACTGACCATCGTGATCACAGGCAGCACGCGATGGGAATGGCTTGCACTTGTATCTTGGctgtttctttttcttctctgGGAGCTCGTTCTCGGGAGGAGGCGATGGTGTCGGGTTCTCCGGCCGGGTAGGATCGGTGATGGGTGGGATGGCCCTGTCTGGGATAAATTCATAGAAACGCATATCAGAAACAGACTGAGGCTCCGGAGGTGGTCTGTGCGGCGTATTAGGAGGAAGCGGCAGTGTTGGGTCTGGGTTTTTTGGGTTGTAAGGAGGAGCGGGTGTTGTTTGGCGTAGGTCGCATCGTTCATAGAGACCAGTGTATGATAGGTCATGCGAACCGTTGGGGTTAGGAACACGTAGTCTACAGGTTCTATGAGTAAATGGAAGATATGTTGTTCACTTATGCTTACAATTTCGGGACTGCGTTTGAGACGATCGTCTGTGGAGAGTTGGCAAATTGGGTCTATGCTAGGACACATCTGCACTTACCACCGACATAACGGCCAGGGCGACGGCCAAGCTAATAAGATACGGCGTCTTTCTCATCGTGCAGTCGTCGTTGGGCTCCACGTACTTCTGGCCGGACGGCTCAGCTTACATTAATATCATGGAATGGTTGACGTCATTTTGAATCGTGGGCGCTTCTCAAGTAGCAAATAACATTGCAAATCATTAGTTCCGGTATCGTACAACGCGAACCTCATCGGGATGAACCATGATTTCACGCGAAAACCGCTCGCCGCAAGACGGCCCTAACCAAAGTCACCCAATCCTCATCGGTATTATTTGTTTCCACGGTTTGGGTTTCCCATTTCGGAACGCAAGCCTCAACCAGTGCTAACGCCTCTCGAGGCGTATGATCTTCAATCCACCGCACATACTCGGCTTCGGTCCAAGTGTGCAGCGTGTGCggtagggggtatggtgatCGCACAATAATGTGGTGCAGTATAATCAGCGGTGGAAGACTGTACGTGTCATCGGGAGAAGAAAGAAGTGCGGTATCCAAGAATAGCAAAGGTCTATAACGAAATTGTCAGCATTTATCTAGTCAAACTGATAACGAAAGAACCAAATTTTACCTCAGAGCACGTAAGACACGATAATCATCCCCCAAAACGTCTAGTGACCCCGTTCTCCTCGATGGATCAGCGACAAATGACCCTAGCGTAAACTCGAGCTCAGTCATATCGCTTGTGAGTTGGAGCTTTCCCGCTTCGCCGAGAGGCTTGATGATCGACGCGTTAAGAACAAAGGTTCGATGACGTTTTTGGCCACACTTATTATCCTGTAGTCACATTCAGTTTCTAGGCCCACATTTAGTGGCAATTTAATACTAACCAATCCTGGACAACGTCTGCCACACTGAACTTGCTAAACACCTCGTTTCGGAGGAATCCCAGTTTGGCGGTGAGTTCCTTCATGTATGCACTTGCCCCGCCTCCCATACCGGGCGCCATTGTTTCAAACGACTTGCTGAAATCTACGCGGTGCATACGTGACAGGATCAATCCCAAGTCGCGTCGGATAGCGCTTAAAAGGGGTTCGGATATTCCTTCGCACTGGCGCTCGATTTTCTAATTTTGCTCATATCGGTCAGTTGAAGTACGCAACGAGAGAGGGAACTTACTTTAATAGGGGGTTTCAGGACTAATGTCACTCCTTCATGAAACTCTCCTTCCAATTTATTTAGCCTCGCCCAGCAAGTGTGTAGCATTGTGAAAATCTGTGCGTTTAGTGCTTGTTGGGCTGTCCCTAGAGGGCCTACAAGGGATGTCGCGCTCCTATCCCTAACGATCTACATCCTTGTCAGTACCGCCCACTTGCAACACATTGAAACAACGTACTAAAGTATCCGTTCTACTAACCAGCAACTCCAAGGCCCCACCCACATTCTTTGCCACGCTCTTCACAAGCAACGGATCGAATCTTGCCGAATCGAGCTCATTGACAACTGTTCGACTGATAGCTAACCCCTCAGGAGCACCCGGAGGTGATTGTCGCACAGCTGTGGCGATGGTTTCGTTCATCCGAGCCGTGGATCGAGAGAGGTAGAGTTGCTCGAATGCAGACACCGAACGAAGGACGATTACTGTTTCAGGACTTTTTTGTTATCAAAGGGAAGAAAGCATTTCAGTACAGTGGCAGTGTAAATAAAGTAATGATCACCTTTGTTGGTTCGATGTGTAGATTGTATCCGTGTGCATTGCGATTTTGGCGAAAAGATCGTGAAACAGTCGGAGGAATCGAGGATATCCGGTACTGAGTGTTTGTTGCAGGAATGTCGAGGCTGACAACTACCTGATTAGACTATCTCTTCGAAGGATTATGGGGATAGTGCTGGCTTCGAGGATGGTGATAGGGAGAGATAGTGAAATACCTTTGGCAGCCTCTTTGGAATGCTTGTCAAGCGAACGAGCGAGAGCACTCCAGAAAGCTGTCGTTGGCCTATTTTCCAGTACCTGGGATATGGGATAAGATTGATCAATTCATACTATTACTGTAGTACTTACCGTCATAGCCTCGTCTAAAAACGAAGTCTGAGATATAGGATCTTTCTTGTGCTTTAGCACTTTCTCGAGATTATACACCTAGATCCAAAGTGGATAAGGAAAGGCCATACGTAGTCAATCGCCTCTCAAAGGCGCACCTTGATGCAGCACCCTGCCATTTCTTCGATCATCTGTTCTAACCTGGCCCACAATGCATTGGTCCATTGAGGAGCAGTCAGATTGGTTGGAGCTGTTCGCACCCGCGAGCGGTACATTAATCCACTGGGCTGGGGGGGCGGGTCTAGAAAATTACTTCTTTGTTAAACACACGGCACCCTGGACTGAAAGAGTGGACTCACCATTTCCAGATATCTCTTTTGCGATCCTAGAGACATCAAACGCAGACTTGATTCTTGCATCCACTGCTTCAGTCAGATCGACTAACAGAGACTGCACGACCCCGGGCATGATCCGTAGATTGAATGCTGTTTGTAGCGCGGCCGCCAAGACCGATTGATTCTGTTCTCAATTGAACGTTAGGTTCACCCTAGTGGAGATTATGTTATTGTACTGACCAGAGACGTTAGTCCCTCCACGATCATGGACTCCATTTCTTCATTTATTCGGTTTCGAGACGAATCAAGGGTGGGTACTAGTCGAGCAACAACGTTGATTTTTTGTAAAGGGATGAACGCAGCCTGATCATCACTTTTCTCGGTCGGATGATTGGCTGTGGCATTCGTTGGAGCCGATGTCTCTAACAGGGACGCTGCACCATTGAGAGTTAATTACTTTTGTCGTCCGGGCCCTATGAATAAACTAATTGACGTACATAGTTCCGCGACACTTAGTGCGGCTCTGGCAACCGCGCGTTCCTTCGCATTTCCATCCTCTGCCCCAGCACCAGATCCAGGAGCAGTACTGTCGATTGATTCTCTTGAGTTACCAGAGGTCACATGCTTGGACGAGGTAGATGCAGATATCCCCGATTCTATTTCTTTCATTTGTAGTTCAAGTCGGCGCGCTAGGGCAACGAAACGACTCGTCCTGCGAAGCACGTCGGCAGCCTGGCGTAGTTTCTGAAGTCTGAAAAAGAGACCTGCAAGTGTCTCGTACGGGACATGAACTTTGAGGCGGAGACTTTTGGTCGTTCGAAGTCAAGAAAACAGAGCTGGACTTTGGAACAAGACTCACCGATCAAGAGATTGAGTTAGTTCGTTTATCCCTTGTCGGACGAAGATAAAAGCCCTTCCATTCCACTAACATTCGCCGCCTGAGTTAACAAGGCTTCGTGGTGTGCCACGACCTAATACATATATAAGAATATGGCTAATTAAATGGCCGAGGAACTTGGCAAAATACAGACATACCAATGACCGAATTTGCCCCGCAACATCATCGACAGCGAGGGTTAAACGACCAATGAGTTGAGATATCTTCGTTGGCAGTGCTTCCAGTCGGGGCCGCAAGTACTTTGTGTGCATACTCAGTGGGGTCAAATGTATCTGAACCAAACTCCCGTTCGGCCCACTCGCTCATCATGGAGCTCACATAGGGAATTGCGAATAAGATTGAGGCTAGCGCTTGGCGCTTGCGCTCGCCGAATTGTACTCTCAAGTGAAATCGAGCTGAAACGAAGGCCAATATGTACTGACTTTAGGAACCAAAGCTCTCTCAATCTGATTCATGCCGAGGGAGGCACGCTCAAGTGATTATTCTCAGACAATTTCATACTAGAAAGTTTATTTTTTACTGACATACTAATACTAAATTTCAGGATCTTGTTACAACAGCGAGAGAGAAAAAACTGATAGTTTGCACCCTGAATTGACTCGCTTTATAGTTATACCCAGTAGCTCTGTGCCTCATTTAACATTTGTCTAGTTATAAGCGATTGTGATCCACACTTTGTGGAGGTTTACGGGACGGCTACAATGGCCTCGTAGATTTGATGCCGATGATTTTCAATATATTGCGTCAAATTCTGTGCTCCTGGGTTCAGTTTTCGGCATGGCTCTATTGCGTCCCGCCAAAGATCGGGGTGATCTAAGAAAGCCTCTGAATCGCACGGTCAATATAAATATGGGTCGAAACATCGCATTAGCACCCACTCATGCTAAAAGAGGCTTAGTCAGTTCAATCGGACATTTAACAAACCAGTGTACTCACTTCAGCCACAAGTCGTCATGCACGTATGGTCGAACGGCATCAAACTGTGCTACGGAAACCTCACGAAGCGTAACTTTGGTCCTCAAACCTTCAGATAGCGCGGAAGCGTAATCCCGTGGGGTCAACCTctgcacgcatatacccaagCGCTGGCCTTTGAAACACCATTCAGCAACTAGACAAGAATAATACCCATTCTATAGTGCATACCAATCCAAATCTTGGGATTCCTCAGCGCTACCATTACCTGAGCCGGCCATATCAGTGTTTGAACCGGATTGGGTAAATTCATTCCAGCGCTCACCCATGCACCTAAACAAAGATGCACTACATGAGCCTTCGATCCCACCGGCCAGATTAGTTAACTCACCGATGTCTTCAGCTGCAAATGAGGGAACTAGTGTCTCGCTTGGCCAGAACCAATCCAGGCATAAAGTGCCATTTGGAAGTTTTGTGACCGGAAGAACCCGCCATAGATTCTCAAAGAAGAACGGGGTTAACAGACTGAATGAATCATTTAAAGGAGGTTCAAGACCAATCATAATAAACCATCATTTACTAAGGAACTCTCACATAGTAGTTGGTACGCCAATCTCATTAAGATATGATTCGACAGTAATTTTAGTTTCCCAGTGCCGAGGTTCAATGATAGGGACGTGGGGAAGTGATCTACAATCAGATTGTGAAATGATCTGATGAGTACAACATGACCAGTGGGCCGATCTCATGAGAAACTCACGGCCAAATGAAATGCCGGACTCCGCATGCCTTCGCGGCATCTGCAAGATTCTTACCCTGCTggatttcagcttcttctccatGCTCCCAGACTAAAACAAATCAAAGTTAACAAAACTATTCATGAGAGGTCAAGGCGAATATGTAGATGGTTGCGTACAGTTTGTCACACCATAAACGGCGTAGGCACCTCGAAGAGCAAGCGTGACTTGCTCGAGATTTTCGAAGTCGCAAGTAACAACTTCAACGCCTCGGCTCTTcagctctatccaaataaaTCAACGTTTATCTCAAGCAAGATTCAAACTCTTGATTACTTTGTGCAGGTGTGCCATCGGGATTTCTGGTCAATGCGCGCACTCGATATCCACCATCTCGTAGCAGGTAGCTGACAACACTAGAGCCCTGCGCGCCGGTGGCTCCACATACGACAACGAGTGGCTGATGATTCGCAGTAGGCATACTTGAAGGCAGAAATAACTGTACGTACTATATGAGATAGAAAGATAGGCTAATGAGGCGGCAAATGTTGCTTATATAGTGCCATCGCTTAACATGCACACGTACGCTAGCTTACTAGGGATTTATGGTGCAACGTAATAAGGCGCAAACCTGCACGATTCCCTGCGAGTTGGTACCAAAAGTAGTATATGGAAAACGTGGTGTATTGTGATCGATGAATGTTCTGCAAGGAAGCAGATCGCAACCATATAACTTTGGTATAGTGGACGGTACTGAGGAATCTCATGTACTGAGCCGTCCAATAGAGAAATTGGCCGCCGGTCATCAAGATGACGCACAGACGCAATAGGAGTAATGAGACCGTGGAAGGAAAACGAGTATCGTGGTCAGGACACGTTTCTTCCCATTGTTGGTAGCTTCGACATCATCTTCAGGCACTTCCCCTGTCTTGAGCAAATAAATTTCTTCGGGAGCCAAACTTCCTACCAGGCCTGAGGTGGCAATATATCTCTCGTCTAGCCTTTGTTGAAAGTTTATTGGTGAATTTCAGAAAGTAGATCATTACATTATTCGGCCTTACCCAACGATCTCAGCGCATACAACCACACGGCGTTGCCGTTGTGGATAGGGGCTAGACCAGGTCAAATATTGGCTCCATGCCAGCCTCTCACGACATTGATTCTTCTGAGAACGAATGGAACACACGGCCAGGTGAAACTCGAAACGCAGGCGATCAACTGAAGAAGTGCTGGTGGGAATATGCCGAATGGGCCGATATCAAAAATGGTATCTATGAATTTACCGAACAACTGCAACTTCCGGTTAAATGCTCAGGAGTGTGGTACATGGGTAAGTTCAAACTCCTGATAGATAGGCCTACAGGCCTAGGTAAATCCCGTAAAGTATCTACTGTGGAAGTGCGCAGTCCCAGTCATCCTGGTCGAATAATTAGCGCACTGATACAATACCATCCAACTAGCTATCCCAAAATTATATCGAATACACAGGGGTAATTTGATGTAAATCGATATCGGTGCGGATAGATGGATTCACTAGCCAATGGGATATGCTCTCCAGCGGTAATTTACATCCACTTGGTTTCAAAAAAAACTTTGAGCGCCAATTTTACTCATAAGTTGTATGACCGAGACGATCAAAAGAGATATGATTTTCATGTTGCATCCATAGATATGGACGGTCAAATTAAATGAGCCTGGCCCGGCTACGGGCTATTGGTGGCTAACAAATAATGGTGGTTACTCAGCAAATGGTGAACGAGATGATACCAAGCCACTTTTATATGTACATACTGCCTTCACCTCTATCTAGATGTTTGGCACGAGACTGAGCCTTGAAGATGGTAGACCTTTGCCCGACCCTGTGAGATTTCCAATCAAGTTGATCCAATGATGCCTGAGACACCGACGCCACTGCCCTTGTAGCAGCTTCCAAAGTAATTGTATTAGGAGGAACGTCGTCGGCACTACTATATTCAATAGGCCTAGAAGGTGCTGGGGGAGTTATGTGACGTGTGGGTATGAGAAGGAGGGTTATTGGGAACTGGAGGTATTCACACTCGGCCACTATGGCGGCCGCCAGGTGCTGTACCAAGTTGGGCGGAGCGAACAGCTCAATTGTCTTTGCCTAATCGCCAGTGTTAGCTGCTGAGCTATTCATTTTTATTCTGTGTTATAACTTGCCAGGGTCTCCGCAGAAGGAGAGGTACTCAAATATCGGATAGGATGGTCGTCTTGTATGCGGGGTTGGCCAGAGATGTATGCAAGGTAGGAATAAGAATCGACAACTATGATCCTATGGAGAGGTACCAGTTCAGTTTATGAAAGAAGGTTGTAACTCATATTACGCACTGTTCGCTATCTCCTCGAGTTTCGAGAATTGACTGAGCGACAAGGTGCTGTGCGCCAAGAGGAAGTCGATGGGTCAGTACAGCTACTAATCGCTTCGTATTGGTCCTCCAGTATTCCACGACCTTGTTAACTGGTTTTTTAGTTTGTCGACATTTTTTCTGGTAGTAAATCGTACCAGAGTCTCATCTAATTGGATAGAACCAATTGTCTGTCCCTCAAATCCAGACAACCAATACCGTGCAATTGGCCCGCAGATGATCATCAGAGGTCCATGGTCTCCTTGAGGAAGATTTGACACAAGTTTGTAAGTAGGAGCCGCTCGATCAGGTCGAGAGCCGGGACTGTGTCCGATTTCATCTTCTGAATCAGATTCGACCGCATAACGAGCAGGAGGCGCATCTTGCAAAGGATCAGTATCCTACCGAGCCAGAAGAGGGAATACAGCTAATGAGATCTCTGCAAGATAAGTGAGTCAGACATGACGAACCATTCGTTTCACAAATATATAAGCGACAGAGATTGCTGGGAGCGTCGTCAGCAAGGAATAATGGTTCCGTGCCTTGGTCACGTGTGGATTGGTGTTTGATCGACAATCGTTCCATGGCTGACATCCACCAACTGCCGTCCCATAGTGAGCTATTTTTCAAACGGCGAGTAAATAGAATTACTCACTGGCCAAGGTCCGTGGATTGCGGAGCAACTACCACCACTTTCTGCTGCATGGGCTGGCCAACCCGGAAATCAGGACGAAGACGTGATTTTACTCCGACAACGATGGCTCAACGAGCAGTTAACCCAACAAGACACAGAGCTCAAGCACGTCCGTGATATCTCGTGGGTAAATAAAACATAGTCACAAATTTTTCTATTGATTCTTGGCCTCAGTGTTCGTGTAGGTACATTCAATGTGAATGGACAAGACCCAAAAGAGTCTCTTCGTCCTTGGCTTTGCCCTCCGGATACAACTACTGCGACTTCAGACTTGATAGTTTTGGGCTTTCAAGAATTAGATCTCAGCACAGAGGCTTTGCTCATAAGCACAACCACATTGAGAGAGGATATTTGGTGTGAGGCACTGATGCGGGACTTGGCTGAATTGGGCGAAGAATATGTGAAGGTATGAGAAATCTTGTGACCGCTCTTGTATACTTATCGATTCTTGTACCCCCAAATAGTTGACTTCTAAACAATTAGTGGGAGTTTTGATTGTAGTGCTCATTCGACGACCAATCCTGCCACTTTTGGCTCCTTCCGGAGTTGCCTCGAGCAGTGCTGGAGTCGGGATATTAGGCACAATGGGTAACAAGGGCGGCGTAGCACTGCGGCTGCAACTATTGGACACAACACTGGTATTTATGAACGCGCACCTCGCTGCCAGTGCACACGCTGTACCCCCACCCGATCCGAATCAAACCCAACCGGTATTCATCGGACGTGGTCCCATTCCAATGGATGCAGTTGTAGACAGGAGGAACGCAGATTATATTTCGTTGACCGGTGAGTTGTTTGAAAATAGTTCTGCAATCGAACCTAAGGGAGATTCAAGGACCAGGAGGGAGGCTTAACTTTACGTTATTACCTCGAACGCCAAGTGCTCTCCCCACTACAGTTGGATTCTGGGACAGTCATGTCGCTTTCTTCATGGTATGGAAACATGTATATTCCGTATGCAGAGTGCTAACGAGTTATGAACGATCTCCTAGGGTGGTAGGTGCCTAAACTGATACTTTTTTGTGCCGTGTTGACATTTTATCAGACTTTAATTACCGAATAGACTTGTTAGACGATGAGATACGGGCATTTATTGAAGATCCAACTGACAAGGACTATACAACTCTGTTAAAATTCGACCAGGTAGGTAACACAGGCCTGAAGTACGATGCTATACTAATCATTTGTTAGCTCAAAGTTCAACAGCACTTTGGAAAAGCATTTGGTGGCATGATAGAAGGGCCCATTAGATTTAAACCGTGCGCTGTTTTGAATCAGAAAGCCCACACGTAACTCATACATCCTCAGAACATATCGATGCGTGATCGGAAAGAAAGAAGGACATTACTGGGACGCCAAGTGGGTTCGCATGGATATTCTGCTGGCTGTCGCTCAACCATGTGTGTAGACGACGACCAGCCTGGACGGACAGGATCTTATACCAGACTGCTAGAGGCAAAGACAAGACCGTCCGACTCGTTGAGGATTCTTATCAAAGCTATCCGGCTATCTCTCTCAGTGACCACAAGCCTGTCTCCGCAGACTTTATCGTGCAGGTATGTGGGAATATTCCTAGCCAGCCCGCGTTCATAACTGGGAAACAGGTGGAGGAAATGGATAGGGGCTTGGCCGAGACTCGTATGAAACAATTGATCAAGAATCTCGGAAGATTGCCTCTGGAGGAAGATGTCCCTCGTATTCGGCTAAGCGATGATTTCATTGACTTTGTTGGCGTTAGGTAAGTTTGCCTCATATTTAATTCATTACCCTGTTAAATATGTAACTTTAGATACCTGAAGCCCCTTATTCAGGAACTAAAAATTCAGAACATCGGTTTTATTACAGCATACTGGCGGATAATTCCTTTGGAGAATGGCGGACCATTGCGTACTGATTTATTTCCCCCGATAGTAAGTGACTCTCTGACGCGAAATGGCTCGTAGATCCGGACTGGGTGACAATTCACCCGACGTCGGT
This genomic interval from Rhizoctonia solani chromosome 11, complete sequence contains the following:
- a CDS encoding PfkB family carbohydrate kinase, which codes for MAQTYTIFCMGNPLLDMQVSKGEAMLEKYKLKANDAILAGEEHMSIYEEIKEKYEITYVAGGAAQNAARAAAYVLPPNSVVYAGCVGSDDLAEQLRAANSKEGVASAYQVKQGEKTGACAVILTGHHRSLVTTLRAAEMFDKSHLSSPEVAPLVDGAQFYYVGGFFLTHGVESALEVAKKAAAAGKTFALNLSAPFICQFFGVQLGQVLPYVDILIGNEDEATVWATANGLASDTSLKDIAKTLANLPKHNPSRQRTVVITGGPNPTIVAKSGQGEEPKSYPTYRLADDEVVDTNGAGDMFAGGFLGAIAAGKSIDEAVEVGHKWASCVLRPLDGVDWTTTPVP
- a CDS encoding NmrA-like family domain-containing protein 1, which produces MRFLSTVHYTKVIWLRSASLQNIHRSQYTTFSIYYFWYQLAGNRAGLRLITLHHKSLLFLPSSMPTANHQPLVVVCGATGAQGSSVVSYLLRDGGYRVRALTRNPDGTPAQKLKSRGVEVVTCDFENLEQVTLALRGAYAVYGVTNFWEHGEEAEIQQGKNLADAAKACGVRHFIWPSLPHVPIIEPRHWETKITVESYLNEIGVPTTILLTPFFFENLWRVLPVTKLPNGTLCLDWFWPSETLVPSFAAEDIGAWVMVALRNPKIWIGQRLGICVQRLTPRDYASALSEGLRTKVTLREVSVAQFDAVRPYVHDDLWLNLRLKVHVPYETLAGLFFRLQKLRQAADVLRRTSRFVALARRLELQMKEIESGISASTSSKHVTSGNSRESIDSTAPGSGAGAEDGNAKERAVARAALSVAELSSLLETSAPTNATANHPTEKSDDQAAFIPLQKINVVARLVPTLDSSRNRINEEMESMIVEGLTSLNQSVLAAALQTAFNLRIMPGVVQSLLVDLTEAVDARIKSAFDVSRIAKEISGNDPPPQPSGLMYRSRVRTAPTNLTAPQWTNALWARLEQMIEEMAGCCIKVYNLEKVLKHKKDPISQTSFLDEAMTVLENRPTTAFWSALARSLDKHSKEAAKASTFLQQTLSTGYPRFLRLFHDLFAKIAMHTDTIYTSNQQSPETVIVLRSVSAFEQLYLSRSTARMNETIATAVRQSPPGAPEGLAISRTVVNELDSARFDPLLVKSVAKNVGGALELLVSRTDTLIVRDRSATSLVGPLGTAQQALNAQIFTMLHTCWARLNKLEGEFHEGVTLVLKPPIKKIERQCEGISEPLLSAIRRDLGLILSRMHRVDFSKSFETMAPGMGGGASAYMKELTAKLGFLRNEVFSKFSVADVVQDWLDNKCGQKRHRTFVLNASIIKPLGEAGKLQLTSDMTELEFTLGSFVADPSRRTGSLDVLGDDYRVLRALRPLLFLDTALLSSPDDTYSLPPLIILHHIIVRSPYPLPHTLHTWTEAEYVRWIEDHTPREALALVEACVPKWETQTVETNNTDEDWKYVEPNDDCTMRKTPYLISLAVALAVMSVTIVSNAVPKLLRVPNPNGSHDLSYTGLYERCDLRQTTPAPPYNPKNPDPTLPLPPNTPHRPPPEPQSVSDMRFYEFIPDRAIPPITDPTRPENPTPSPPPENELPEKKKKQPRYKCKPFPSRAACDHDGQSFCVLWTTAGYAMQMSIVLEVVVLLVLFVVSFRFSTRARRRGAWKVIGALTGLQVALQILTMAIVVHLRRTRPRWFHDNTEYGASFILLVIAWSVGFLLMVGLVGTGFAARAGHKWAAENAVITLSQMLTKFLPPNAH